A stretch of DNA from Aurantiacibacter atlanticus:
TCCACATCGGACGACCCCTCCGCCTATCGCTCCGCCGAGGAGCGTGAGGAATGGCCGCTGGGCGATCCTGTCAACCGGCTGCGCAAGCACCTTGTCGCGCTTGGCGAATGGGATGACGAGCGCCAGCAGGCGATGGACGAGGAGCAGGATGCGATAGTGCGCAAGGCGCAAAAGGATGCCGAGGCGAACGGCATTCTTGGCCACGGCCTGCACCATCCCTTCCACACCATGTTCGAAGACGTGTTCGAGGACTTGCCCTGGCACCTTGAAGAACAGGCCGCGCAGGCGATCCGCGAACGACAGATCAAATGGCCCGAGGACAAGGCAGAATGAGCGCGCTGATGGACGAGAAGGCTGCTGCCACGTCACAGGATGGGGTCAGGCATATGAATATGATCGAGGCGATTAATTCCGCGCTCGACGTGATGCTTGCCCGCGATCCCGACGTGATCCTGCTGGGCGAGGATATCGGCTATTTCGGCGGCGTGTTCCGTTGCACCGCGGGCCTGCAGGAAAAGCACGGCACAACCCGCGTATTCGATACGCCGATCAGCGAATGCGGCATCATCGGCGTGGCGGTGGGCATGGGAGCGTATGGCCTGCGTCCGGTCCCTGAAATCCAGTTTGCCGATTACATCTATCCCGGTCTCGACCAGCTCATCAGCGAAGCGGCGCGACTGCGCTATCGCTCGGCAGGCGAATTTATCGCGCCGATGACCGTGCGCAGCCCCTTTGGTGGCGGCATTTTCGGCGGGCAGACGCATTCGCAAAGTCCCGAATCGATCTTCACCCACGTTTCGGGCCTGAAAACGGTCATCCCCGCAACGCCTTATGACGCGAAGGGCCTGCTGATTTCCTGCATCGAGGATAATGATCCGGTCATCTTCTTCGAGCCCAAGCGCATCTATAACGGCCCGTTCGACGGCTATTACGACAAGCCCGCCAAGAGCTGGAAAGGTCGTGATGAAGCGCAGGTGCCGGAAGATTACTATTCCATCCCGCTGGGCAAGGCGCGCACGGTTTGCGAAGGCGATGCACTGACAGTTCTCGCCTATGGCACGATGGTCCATGTGGCCGAAAGCGTGTGCCGCGATAAGGGCGTGGATGCCGAAATCCTCGATCTGCGCACGCTGGTGCCGCTCGATATCGAGGCAATCGAAGCCTCGGTGGAAAAGACCGGCCGCTGCCTCATCGTGCACGAAGCGACCCGCACCTCTGGCTTTGGTGCGGAGCTTTCCGCACTGGTGACAGAACGCTGTTTCTACCACCTCGAAGCGCCGGTCGAACGCGTGACCGGCTTTGACACACCCTATCCGCACAGTCTCGAATGGGCCTATTTCCCCGGCCCTGTCCGCATTGGCGAGGCTATCGACAAGATCTTGAGCGAGTAAGTCTGATGGCGAAGTTCACCTTCAATATGCCCGATATCGGCGAAGGCATCGCCGAAGCGGAAATCGTTTCCTGGCACAAAAAGGTCGGAGACACGGTGCATGAAGACGAGGAATTCGTCGACATGATGACCGACAAGGCCACCGTGCCGATGGAAAGCCCGGTTACGGGCGTCATCGTCGAAGTCGCGGGCGAAGCGGGCGATATGGTCGCCATTGGCAGCCCGCTGGTGGTCATCGAAGTCGAGGGCGAAGTGCCCGATGATGCCGGACAAGAGGACGTGGCCGCCGCGCCTGCGCCCAAATCCGCCGAGGTTACAGAGCGTATCGAGGTCGAAAACCCCGATGCCTCCGATCAGGAAGATGCGGCTGCGGCAGCTCCAACGCCGACCCCGGAGCCAGGGCCTGAGCCAAGCTTTGCGCCTAAACAGGCAACGGAACCAACGCCCGCTTCGGCACCCTCAAGCGAGAAGGTGCTTGCCAGCCCCGCCGTGCGCAAGCGGGCAAAGGAGCTTGGCGTTGATCTGTCGCAGGTCAAACCACAGGCCGATGGCCGTTTGCGCCATTCCCATCTCGATGCCTTCATCGCCTATTCGGGCGGATATTCCGGCTCTGGCCCCGCCCGCAGCGACGAAACCATCAAGGTCATCGGTCTGCGTAAACGCATTGCCGAGAACATGGCTGCATCAAAGCGCCACATACCGCATTTCACCTATGTCGAGGAATGCGATGTCACAGAGCTTGAACGCACCCGCGCGCAATTGAACGACAATCGCGGCAGCAACGGGCAGGACCGGCCCAAGCTGACCATTCTGCCGCTTTTGATCACCGCGATCTGCAAGGCGCTGCCCGATTTCCCGATGATTAATGCCCGCTACGATGAAGAGGCCCGCGTGGTTACGCGCCACGGCGCTGTCCATCTGGGTATGGCAGCAATGACCGATAATGGCCTGATGGTGCCGGTTATCCGTGATGCACAGGCGAAGAATTTATGGCAGCTTGCCAATGAAATCGCCCGTCTGGCAGATGCCGCGCGCAGCGGCTCGGCCAAGTCGGAGGAACTTTCCGGCTCCACCTTGACGGTAACATCGCTCGGCCCGCTGGGCGGGGTAGCGACAACGCCTGTCATCAACCGCCCTGAAGTCGCCATCATCGGCCCCAATCGCATCGTCGAACGGCCCATGTTCGTGACCGGACCAGACGGGCAGGAACGGATCGAGAAGCGCAAGCTGATGAATATCTCGATCAGTTGCGATCACCGCGTTGTGGATGGCTATGATGCGGCGGCATTCGTGCAGTCGATCAAGCAGATGATCGAGGCTCCGGCGCGCCTTTTGGCGGGCTGATAGCGCGGTGTTTTCCAGCCCGGTTCGCGGGCTGGCCGTGGAGGGATGAAAAAGCCGCGCGAGGTGTGTTGACAGCCTCATGGCCCTCCACTAGAGCGCGGCTTCCCAAGAGGCGCTAACGCCGCAATGCGCGGGTGTAGCTCAGTTGGTTAGAGTATCGGCCTGTCACGCCGAGGGTCGCGGGTTCGAGTCCCGTCACTCGCGCCACTTGGGAATTTTCTTGTATCGCTGACACTTTGCCTTTGCAGGCAGGGCGTTTGCGCAATCACACGCGCGGGCTTTCAGCCCCAGCGACCGGTTTCCATCCAGATCAGGAAACGGCGCAGCGGCAGTAACCATACCAGCCCCAAAATCAGATAGATCACCATCTGCACCAGCGCGGGCCAGCCGCCTATCAGGTCAGGCAGATAACGCGCGATAATCACTGCATAGACAATCAGCCCGGCGCACAGTCCAAGGACGCCGACAGGGATTCTCCAAGTGGGTTCAGTGCGCATCAGAATGGTCCATATATGCGGGTTGGGGTGATAATGGCGGTCAACGGCATATCGTGATTCTCCAGCGGTAACTCATCAACGCGCTGCACGTCCCAGGCAAGGCCAATCGTCGTGGTATCGGGATGCTTTGCCAGCCAGCGGTCATAATGTCCGCCGCCCTGGCCAATCCTGCCCCCTGCATCGGTAAAGCCCAGCAGTGGCACGAACAGCACGTCGGGCGTGAGAGCTTGCGCATCAGGGGCAGGTTGCATCATTCCCATCGACCCTTCTTCAAGATCAGTGTCGCCAAAAGGGTCCGAGTGTAAGTGGAACTGCATTTCATCCTGACGTGATGTCACGCGGGGAAGGGCGATGGCATGGCCTGCCTCCACGAAATAGCGAGCATAGCCTCCCGCCGGCGCTTCGCCGTCGTTTGCATGATACAGGCCGATGGTCGCGCCATCGGGTATCATATCCAGCACAGGGCCGGGCGGGCGGCGAAACACCAGCGCGCTGACTTCGGGTGGAAGGCTGGCTGCATGTTCCCTGCGCGCAAGGCGAAGAGATTTGCGAAGGTCTGCTTTTTGCTTGGTTTGGTCCGACATGGATCTTTCGCTAGCCGGAAGATGGCAGTGGCGGAACCACCATGGGTCGTTTTCCGGGAAATCCTCTGACGCGAAAACGTCAGGTGGGCGTCGTATGCACCGGCCCCCCGGACAAACCGGGCAGACTGGACAGGGACAACTCCCTAGGATTGCTTATAGCCTCAGGGATGTTCGAACGGCTCGTGCCGGGCAGTCCCGCCAGCTTCTATTTAGGATGCCGTGCACCCTCCCACAAGTCTGATTCGCCTAGCTGATGGTTTCGAGCTTGCTGGCAAGATTTTCCAGCCTGTCTGCCATTGCTTCCAGCGTCAGCGCTGCGGTTTCATCCATGGGTGGCGGAGCGGGCGGTGCAACGGGAGCATTTTGCGCCTCGTGCAGCTCGTCGGCCAGCAGCAGTGACGCATAAAGCAGGATGCGTTCGTGCGACTGGCTGGAAAGATTATCCATCTGTGTCAGCTTCTTACCGATCGAATTGCCCAGCATCTCGATATGCTGTTCTTCCCCGGGCGCGCAGGCGATAGTATAATTGCGTCCGGCAATATCGAGAGTCACATTGCTCATCGGATTATATCTGCCAGGTAAAGGCTAGTGAATCGGCAATTCATGGCTGCATGTTCATTTTTCGAGTGTTTCGATGACCAGATCGAGCTGTTGAAGCGCCTCTGCCGCTTCGCGTTGGAGGGAGGCGTAGCGTTGTTCGAGGCCGGTATTCTTGTCCCGATCTGCCAGACGCGCCTTTTCAGCAGCGGCCTCAATCCGGCCAGCCGCTCCGTCAATCCGGGCTAATGCACGGTTCACCCGGCTCACAATGCGATCAGCGTCCATGGTGCGCAGATTAAACTAATATTACGCTGCGGCAAAGCGATGTCACGCGAAGCTGTGAATAATACTCACCCGTTTCATCGCGATGGACGAGGTGAGTTTGGGTCCTCCGCTTGACCTTGGGAGCGCCCACCACCACACAGCGCTCAACCGAATCGCTGCCCTCCGGGCGCGGCAGCGCATGGAGCATGCAATGAGCGACGATCCCACCCGTTTTTCCAACATGGCAAATGCCATCCGCGCGCTGTCGATGGATGCAGTGCAGGCGGCCAATTCGGGGCATCCCGGCATGCCTATGGGCATGGCCGATGTGGCAACGGTGCTGTGGTCCGATTACCTCAAATTCGATCCTGCCGCGCCTGACTGGGCAGATCGTGACCGTTTCGTGCTTAGTGCCGGGCATGGCTCCATGCTGATCTATTCGCTGCTGCACCTGTCAGGCTATGCAGCGCCAACGCTGGATGACATCAGGAACTTTCGCCAGTTAAGCAGCCCATGCGCGGGTCATCCGGAGAACTTCCTGCTCGACGCGGTAGAGGCCACCACCGGCCCGCTGGGGCAAGGACTGGCAATGGCAGTTGGCATGGCCATGGCAGAGCGGCATCTCAACGCCGAATTCGGAGATGATCTGGTCGATCACCGCACTTGGGTTGTTGCGGGGGACGGGTGTCTGATGGAAGGCATCAACCACGAAGCAATCGGCCTTGCGGGCCATCTGAAGCTGGGCCGGCTCGTCGTTCTTTGGGACGATAACAACATCACCATCGACGGCGCAATTTCACTGTCCTCCTCAGAAAATATCCCCGCACGTTATGAAGCCACTGGCTGGCATGTTGTCAGCTGTGATGGGCACGACGAAGCCGATATTCGCCGTGCGCTGGATGAAGCCGTGGCCGAAACCGGCAAGCCCACGCTGGTGCGATGCACAACAGTAATCGGCAAGGGCGCACCCACCAAGAGCGGCACGAGCAAGATCCACGGGGCGCCGCTGGGTGAGGACGAAATCGCTGCCGCCCGCAAGGAATTGGGCTGGCCTCATGATCCCTTCGTCATTCCTGAGGATGTGCTGGCCGATTGGCGGGCCACTGGCGAACGCGGCGGCAAGGCGCATGCCGATTGGGTGACGCGCCGCGACGGGTCTTCGCACAAGGCAGAATTTGAACGCCGCATGTCAGGCGAACTTCCTTATGGAGAGAAGGCTGGCCGCACCTTGCGCAAATGGCTCGAATCGCCGGAAAAGCTGGCCACGCGCGCGGCCAGTGAAAAGACGCTCGAAGTGCTCACCCCGCATATCCCGGAAATGTTCGGAGGCAGCGCCGATCTGACAGGTTCCAACAACACCAAGACCGCCGCGACAGAGCCTTTCACTGCCGAGAATTACGGCGGGCGCTATGCCTATTACGGCATTCGTGAATTTGGCATGTCAGCCGCAATGAATGGCATGGCGCTGCATGGCGGCATTATTCCTTATGGCGGCACCTTCCTGATCTTCTCCGATTATGCTCGTGGCGCAATCCGCCTGTCGGCATTGCAACAGGCGCGTGTGATCTATGTGATGACGCATGATTCAATCGGGCTGGGCGAGGATGGCCCAACGCATCAGCCGATCGAACATTTGCAGTCGCTCCGCGCGATGCCCAATGTGCTCGTCATGCGTCCAGCGGACCGGGTGGAAACAGCCGAATGCTGGAACATCGCTTTGCAGCAGAAGGATCGCCCAACCGTCCTCGCGCTCAGCCGCCAGGGCTTGCCACAGGTGCGCAATTCGCCTGACGAGATAGGCATGTGCGAAAAGGGCGCTTATCGCCTGAAGCGCGCAGGCAGCAAGCGCGCGGTTGTACTGGTGGCCACTGGTTCGGAAGTGTCGCTGGCGCTCGATTGTGCAGAAAAGCTGGAGAAGCAGGGCATCGGCGCCGATGTCGTCTCTATGGTATGTACCGAATTGTTCGATGAACAGGACGCGGCCTATCGCGCCGACATGCTGCCTGCAGACGTATTCAAGGTGACAATTGAAGCAGGCACCACCTATGGCTGGGAGCGCTATTCGGGGACAGATGGCATGCAATTTGGCATCGACCGTTTCGGCGCATCGGCCCCGGCACCCGCATTGTTCGAAAAATTCGGCCTCACGGCAGAGGCAATCGTTCCAAAGATCATTCAGAAAATCAACGGTTAAGCAGGAGTTTCTCTCATGGCGACAAAGGTATCCATCAACGGTTTCGGACGCATCGGAAGGCTTGTCGCACGGGCAATCCTTGAACGGGACGACCATGATCTCGAACTGGTGGCGATCAACGATCTTGCCGATACCGATGCCAATGCCCTGCTATTCGGTTTCGATAGCACGCATGGCCGCTTCCCCGGCACGGTGGATGTGGATGGCGATGCGCTGGTCGTGAACGGCAAGCGTATTGCAGTCACCAGCGAACGTGATCCTGCCAACCTCCCGCATGCATCCATGGGTATCGATATCGTCCTTGAATGCACGGGCTTCTTCCAGAGCCATGAGGCCGCCAAGCCACATCTTGATGCAGGGGCCAAGCGCGTGCTGATTTCCGCGCCTGCCAAGAATGTGTCAGCAACCATCGTTTATGGTGTGAACCATGATGTGCTGACGGCCGATGATTTGATCGTTTCCAACGCCAGCTGCACCACCAACTGCCTGGCACCGGTGGCCAAGGTGCTTAATGACGCGGTGGGCATAGAGCGCGGTTTCATGACCACGATCCACAGCTATACCAATGATCAGCGCATGCTCGATCAGATGCATTCGGATATGCGCCGGGCGCGTGGCGGGGCACAAAACATGATCCCTACCACTACGGGTGCTGCCCGCGCTGTTGGCCTTGTGCTGCCTGATCTGGCCGGCAAGCTGGATGGGTCATCAGTCCGCGTGCCGACTCCCAATGTCAGCCTTATCGATCTGGCGTTCACGCCCAAGCGCGATACCACTGCAGAGGAACTGAACGCTGCGCTGAAAGCTGCTGCGGATGGGGCGATGAAGGGTGTGCTCGACTTCACCGACAAGCCTCTTGTGAGCTCTGATTTCAATCATCACCCGGCCAGTTCCACCGTGGATTCACTGGAAACCGCCGTGCTGGAAGGCAAGCTTGCCCGCGTGGTCAGCTGGTATGATAATGAATGGGGCTTCTCCAACCGGATGATCGACACCGCCGGGGCGATGGCGAAGTTCCTCTAGGAGATTGTGAGCATGGCCGCGTTCAAGTCACTCGATGATCTTTCGCAGGATCTTTCCGGCAAGCGCGTTCTGGTGCGGGTCGATCTCAACCTGCCGATGAAGGATGGTCGCGCGTCCGATCTTACAAGGGTGAAGGCGGTCGCCCCGACGATCCTCGAACTTGCCGATCGCGGGGCCAAGGTCTTGCTGCTGGCGCATTTCGGGCGGCCCAAGGGTGAACGCCATTCGACCATGTCACTGTCCATGGTGCAGGGCGATGTCGAACGGGTCACGGGCCGTGAAATCATGTTCATTTCCGAAGTCGCGGGGCCGGTGGTCGAACAATCCATCGACATTCTTGGCGACGGCAATATCGGCATTCTGGAAAACACCCGTTTTTGGCCCGGTGAAGAAGCGAACGACCCCGAATTTGCCAAGAGCATCGCTGCAAATGCCGACATTTATGTGAACGATGCTTTCTCCGCTGCGCACCGCGCACATGCCAGCACGGAAGGGCTGGCGCGTTTGCTGCCCGCTTATGCCGGGCGCGCGATGGAGGCTGAACTGAAGGCACTGGATACGGCTCTCGGCACGCCCAGGCCGCCAGTCGCAGCCGTGGTCGGCGGGGCCAAGGTTTCCACCAAGCTTGCGGTGCTGGAAAACCTTTCCCGCAAGGTGCAGCACCTCATCATCGGTGGCGGCATGGCCAATACCTTCCTCGCCGCCAATGGCGTCGATGTCGGCAAAAGCCTGTGCGAACACGATCTGACCGATACAGTGAAGGATATTCTTGCCGCCGCAGACGAAGCGGGCTGCACTGTCCATCTGCCGTATGACGTGGTGGTGGCAAAGGAATTTGCTGCCAATCCGGCAAGTGTGCGCACCTGCAATGTGCACGAAGTGGCCGCGGACGAGATGATCCTCGACATCGGGCCGCAGGCGACAGAGGCGCTGGGCGATGTGTTGAAGACCTGCGCCACGCTGGTTTGGAATGGCCCGCTGGGCGCGTTTGAAATCCCTCCGTTTGACGAAGCGACCGTGGCACTGGCGCTCACGGCGGCTGCGCTGACACAGGATGGCTCGCTTATCTCGGTGGCAGGCGGCGGCGATACCGTTGCTGCGATGGCCCATGCGGGCGTTGCCGATGATCTCACCTATATTTCGGCAGCAGGCGGCGCTTTCCTCGAATGGATGGAAGGGAAGGACCTTCCCGGCGTTACCGCGCTGGAAGCCTGACACTGTGAGCGATGTCCGACAGCTTTTCTCTACCCCCTTCGTCATAGACCGTCTGCAATCGCAGTCGGGCATCAATCTCCTGCGCGAACTGATTGAGACAGAGCGTGCGCGCGATACTGCAGGCGTTTCAATTTCCAATATCGGCGGCTGGCACTCAAACACGCAAATGCTCGAATGGGGTGGCGAAGTGGCGCGCGCGCTGGCGTTCAAGGCGATGGGCATGGCCGATAGCCAAACTGTGGACGTAAAATCGTCGGATGAAAGCCGGTTCGGCTGGGTGCCGGAAATGTGGGCCAATGTCTCGCACAAGGGGCATGCCAACCAGTATCACACCCATCCGGGCAGCTTTTGGTCGGCTGTCGCTTATGTCGATGATGGATATGCGGGCAAT
This window harbors:
- a CDS encoding alpha-ketoacid dehydrogenase subunit beta gives rise to the protein MSALMDEKAAATSQDGVRHMNMIEAINSALDVMLARDPDVILLGEDIGYFGGVFRCTAGLQEKHGTTRVFDTPISECGIIGVAVGMGAYGLRPVPEIQFADYIYPGLDQLISEAARLRYRSAGEFIAPMTVRSPFGGGIFGGQTHSQSPESIFTHVSGLKTVIPATPYDAKGLLISCIEDNDPVIFFEPKRIYNGPFDGYYDKPAKSWKGRDEAQVPEDYYSIPLGKARTVCEGDALTVLAYGTMVHVAESVCRDKGVDAEILDLRTLVPLDIEAIEASVEKTGRCLIVHEATRTSGFGAELSALVTERCFYHLEAPVERVTGFDTPYPHSLEWAYFPGPVRIGEAIDKILSE
- a CDS encoding dihydrolipoamide acetyltransferase family protein → MAKFTFNMPDIGEGIAEAEIVSWHKKVGDTVHEDEEFVDMMTDKATVPMESPVTGVIVEVAGEAGDMVAIGSPLVVIEVEGEVPDDAGQEDVAAAPAPKSAEVTERIEVENPDASDQEDAAAAAPTPTPEPGPEPSFAPKQATEPTPASAPSSEKVLASPAVRKRAKELGVDLSQVKPQADGRLRHSHLDAFIAYSGGYSGSGPARSDETIKVIGLRKRIAENMAASKRHIPHFTYVEECDVTELERTRAQLNDNRGSNGQDRPKLTILPLLITAICKALPDFPMINARYDEEARVVTRHGAVHLGMAAMTDNGLMVPVIRDAQAKNLWQLANEIARLADAARSGSAKSEELSGSTLTVTSLGPLGGVATTPVINRPEVAIIGPNRIVERPMFVTGPDGQERIEKRKLMNISISCDHRVVDGYDAAAFVQSIKQMIEAPARLLAG
- a CDS encoding DUF2842 domain-containing protein → MRTEPTWRIPVGVLGLCAGLIVYAVIIARYLPDLIGGWPALVQMVIYLILGLVWLLPLRRFLIWMETGRWG
- a CDS encoding 5-formyltetrahydrofolate cyclo-ligase → MSDQTKQKADLRKSLRLARREHAASLPPEVSALVFRRPPGPVLDMIPDGATIGLYHANDGEAPAGGYARYFVEAGHAIALPRVTSRQDEMQFHLHSDPFGDTDLEEGSMGMMQPAPDAQALTPDVLFVPLLGFTDAGGRIGQGGGHYDRWLAKHPDTTTIGLAWDVQRVDELPLENHDMPLTAIITPTRIYGPF
- a CDS encoding cell division protein ZapA → MSNVTLDIAGRNYTIACAPGEEQHIEMLGNSIGKKLTQMDNLSSQSHERILLYASLLLADELHEAQNAPVAPPAPPPMDETAALTLEAMADRLENLASKLETIS
- the tkt gene encoding transketolase — its product is MSDDPTRFSNMANAIRALSMDAVQAANSGHPGMPMGMADVATVLWSDYLKFDPAAPDWADRDRFVLSAGHGSMLIYSLLHLSGYAAPTLDDIRNFRQLSSPCAGHPENFLLDAVEATTGPLGQGLAMAVGMAMAERHLNAEFGDDLVDHRTWVVAGDGCLMEGINHEAIGLAGHLKLGRLVVLWDDNNITIDGAISLSSSENIPARYEATGWHVVSCDGHDEADIRRALDEAVAETGKPTLVRCTTVIGKGAPTKSGTSKIHGAPLGEDEIAAARKELGWPHDPFVIPEDVLADWRATGERGGKAHADWVTRRDGSSHKAEFERRMSGELPYGEKAGRTLRKWLESPEKLATRAASEKTLEVLTPHIPEMFGGSADLTGSNNTKTAATEPFTAENYGGRYAYYGIREFGMSAAMNGMALHGGIIPYGGTFLIFSDYARGAIRLSALQQARVIYVMTHDSIGLGEDGPTHQPIEHLQSLRAMPNVLVMRPADRVETAECWNIALQQKDRPTVLALSRQGLPQVRNSPDEIGMCEKGAYRLKRAGSKRAVVLVATGSEVSLALDCAEKLEKQGIGADVVSMVCTELFDEQDAAYRADMLPADVFKVTIEAGTTYGWERYSGTDGMQFGIDRFGASAPAPALFEKFGLTAEAIVPKIIQKING
- the gap gene encoding type I glyceraldehyde-3-phosphate dehydrogenase, translating into MATKVSINGFGRIGRLVARAILERDDHDLELVAINDLADTDANALLFGFDSTHGRFPGTVDVDGDALVVNGKRIAVTSERDPANLPHASMGIDIVLECTGFFQSHEAAKPHLDAGAKRVLISAPAKNVSATIVYGVNHDVLTADDLIVSNASCTTNCLAPVAKVLNDAVGIERGFMTTIHSYTNDQRMLDQMHSDMRRARGGAQNMIPTTTGAARAVGLVLPDLAGKLDGSSVRVPTPNVSLIDLAFTPKRDTTAEELNAALKAAADGAMKGVLDFTDKPLVSSDFNHHPASSTVDSLETAVLEGKLARVVSWYDNEWGFSNRMIDTAGAMAKFL
- a CDS encoding phosphoglycerate kinase, giving the protein MAAFKSLDDLSQDLSGKRVLVRVDLNLPMKDGRASDLTRVKAVAPTILELADRGAKVLLLAHFGRPKGERHSTMSLSMVQGDVERVTGREIMFISEVAGPVVEQSIDILGDGNIGILENTRFWPGEEANDPEFAKSIAANADIYVNDAFSAAHRAHASTEGLARLLPAYAGRAMEAELKALDTALGTPRPPVAAVVGGAKVSTKLAVLENLSRKVQHLIIGGGMANTFLAANGVDVGKSLCEHDLTDTVKDILAAADEAGCTVHLPYDVVVAKEFAANPASVRTCNVHEVAADEMILDIGPQATEALGDVLKTCATLVWNGPLGAFEIPPFDEATVALALTAAALTQDGSLISVAGGGDTVAAMAHAGVADDLTYISAAGGAFLEWMEGKDLPGVTALEA
- a CDS encoding 2OG-Fe(II) oxygenase family protein, which codes for MSDVRQLFSTPFVIDRLQSQSGINLLRELIETERARDTAGVSISNIGGWHSNTQMLEWGGEVARALAFKAMGMADSQTVDVKSSDESRFGWVPEMWANVSHKGHANQYHTHPGSFWSAVAYVDDGYAGNDDLTLGGELQLLDPRMPMIRMSAPDLRLRGADGLPQPSEISIRPQTGMIVLFPSWLQHAVRPFTGGGTRISIAINLIAAIKPSKG